The following DNA comes from Papaver somniferum cultivar HN1 chromosome 4, ASM357369v1, whole genome shotgun sequence.
TTTCAACCTCTGAATTCGAATTAACACTTGAATTAACAGCATCAACATGAATTATCAGGGTTATCATTTGAATCATCAActgttcttgatttctttatctcaaaAACAAAGAACCCTAACCCCGTTTTCCATCAGCAACTCTGTCATCCTCTTCAGAAGCTCAAATAATCTCAGCATCAACACACACACTCTAGATTCATCATGTAACTAAGCTTATTACCGATCCACATAAAAATCAAACTCAATTTTGCTTAATTGAGATCGTCAGGAGGGGAGAAGAATAAACGAGAAGAACAGAAGAAAAATATGAATTCTCTTTCGATGGTTTCGAGTTTATCCCAAGGGATTTACTTGGACACCCAAAAGAAAGGACAAGGGCAGCGGAGACGGTTTGAAACAAAAAGACTATTTTTTCCCTTTCATACAAATCTGatgataacttcttcgtccggtagCCGAATGACAcactcgagtagtccatttctcgtaacttttcgagatctatccgatggtactagtttcataactaaaTTATTGATAGATTAATCcctattaattaaaatatatattaaCTAATCGATTAATTAGCGGTTAAACtgtctcttgatcatctctaGACCGATcaaatagcattgacgagcttgaggttcCTTACATTAGTGTTGCTGAAGAAATATATGGAGAAATGGGTTTCTGTATCTGACATGCTATGCaaatttcttttgttgtttttgggtttttgaagaAAGGATGTAGGAGAAATGTGGGTTTTCAGGTTATTTTGGGATTGGCTTTGTAGAGGAGAAAATGTTGGAATGTCAGCCAGAGAATTCTCAGAAGTTATGTTGATGGTGGTCTTAGTTTCATAAGGCCTACTAGTGCTGCAACTTTGATTTTAGTGGTGTACTGAACAAGGTCGCAGTAGAAATGATTAATAATCGGAGAAGTAAAGCTAGtagtttgttttgttttagtttttgtgTCTGTAATCAAACtggtttgtcttttttttcttcttttaaactcTAATGATGTTAAGGAATGAATATCTTTATGTAAAGGCTTGAACTAAATGAACAGTCTGATGAAAATTTCAGGATAATGAGGTGAGTGATTATCCAAATGAGTAGGTGAACTTGGTTAAGTTTCATGATCTTGAGAGCAAAAATCAGAGGCTTTGAGGAAGGCTTACGTCATGCTGATTAATCAGAGCTTGTTAGGTTATAGAGTCACTCCTTTCCACAATCTTACCATCTTTTTGTTGCTTCTCATGAAAGACTAGCTAGTGGGAAGACATTGTGTTACTCTTGTTATATTTATTACTTATATTTTATTATCTAAACTTTAAAATTGATTTATATTACTCATGCTCAACATTTATCCTtcatttataatttttttaaatcCACAAATCCATCCGCTCACCCACCAGTGTCACATCCGACAAGTAATAGATTAGAGATGGGTGAAAATCTCAAATCCGCCATTAAGATAATTTGGACGCGGGCGATACCAAATCCGCATGCACTAATCCATTGCTCACCCCTACTTGGTGATGCAAATTATACTACTAAATCCAAGCCCAACGAAAGGATTGGTGACTTGTCTAGTCAATGGGCGCCACTGCCCCAGTGAGTATTTTGGACTAACCATGAGTGGGTCACATTCGAACTGCATGAAAACCAGTTTTACAGCCCTACAAGCGAGAATAACTAGAAGAGGGAAAGTTTAACGACATAGTTTTTCAATGTAAAAATTTGGAGGGAAAGCGAGACGTTAGACACCAACGAAGTGATCTTGgcgccaaaaaaaaaacaaactcaattgtTTTCACAATTTTTTTAATAGGGTTTCTACCCGCGGTCAGCCAATATAACGGGCAGCTTCATCTTAATTATGAGACAGAGAGAGTGCGTGAAAAAAAAGACATCTTTCTTAGGAACCTCAAACATAATTAGATCCTCCTAGAGATCTGTAGAAACCGTGTATAAAACCAATCCAACGGTTTTCAAAATCATAAACACCGAATTTATCTAGATGATGAACCTTAGCATCGTTACCAAAGCTAGTTGATCTCTCTGTTTTTGCTTAGGTCACGGGTTTCCTTGgtgttttttctttctcttctgtGCCCAccaaaatattctttgtttctcTCTCTCTATCTATGTGTTGAGTCGAGTGTTGTTGTTAAAACCTACTACTACTAGTTCACTCAAGTCTTTGTTTTCTTCACAAACTCATTTAAAGCTTTTCACTCTCTTCTCATGTCCCGCCTCTATctcctcttttctttcttctcgtttCATTGATTAAAAGAGTCACCGAGGTAAATAagttgagtctctttttccttacCCAAACATATTATTAGTCTTTTTCTTCATTTATTCAGGATTGGTATATGCTTCTTTATAAGCAATAAGAAAACCCAACTCTTTCATTTCTGATTCTTGTTGTCTATTGATCAGCAGCTAGTTCTGTTTCTGAGCAGTggggttgaagatttttaacacaAGGGTTCATTTTATAGTGGAAGTGTAGTGATTATTGAGATGGGCATTTCAGAGAAACATCATGGTAttgaaggaggaggaggaggagcagGAGCAGTTATAGAAATGGAAGGGAATAAGAAGAAGAGATATGTAATAGTAGGTGTACCAATAATCAGAACGCCACCACCTTTgagaaaaataagaacaaaaaggGTTGAAACCAAAATTCAAagtgaagttgaagttgaagacgaagaagaggaATGCCCAACAACACCAACAAGTAAAGAAGCAAGATTACCAAAGAGAACCGAATGTCCACCGGCACCAAGAAAGAAAAGGCCTTCTTTTTCTTCAAGATCATGTAGTTTTAATGTTAAAGATTTTTTCAATCCACCTGATTTAGATTCCGTTTTTATACGCCATCTTGAAAGTGCTTCTgctaagtgagaaaaaaaaatcaatcctaATTAGAACTAATTCAAAAAGGcgcatttttttctttctttctttctagaCTTTTTTGTTTTCAACTGTAATGGAGGGAATTAGTAGTTAATGTACAGAGCTATAATATAACTTTAGCTTCTATTAGCTCTTAATAATCAATTTAATGAGTTCATTTCTTCATATCAATAGTCTCTGAAGAGTAATAACTTTTTATTCGGACAGACTACTAATTAAGCTAGTTCATTTTTGAAGGGATTAACTTGGTTTCATTGAATCACCAAGCAATAGCTACTTATATGGGTTTCATGCACCAATAGTTACTCAATCTTTCACCTGATTGATAAATTCAATTTCAACCCCTAGCTCTAGCTTAGCTTGTTTTCCAGACTTTTGATTTCCCAAGTGTGTGTTTGAAATGTTTACTCGAGTGTTTCTGAGGAATTAATATCCATTTGTGAAGTCATATGTTTCAATGTAGTCTTGTTCATTCAAAGAGATCATGAAGGTTTTAATTGAATCATTGATCACCAACTTGTCGTGGGGTTTCATTGATCGTAGCTAGTCATGGTATTTACATCCATCAGGTTCAGTAGTCCCATCTATCTATCGATTTCTCTCTTGAATCATGAGTCATGAAAAGATTCTGGCTAGCTGATTCTTTCTCAAGTATTCAAAAGAAGTTTGAAATACACATGCACATGTGAGCGTGAAATGATTTTTCTCTTCCACGTTACATCATCCTATATTAGCTGAAATGGTTACTCAATCAATCCTTCTTCTCTGATTGATATTTACACACAAAGACAGCAGTCTTTTTACTTTAGCACTCTAGGCCTCTAGCTCTATCTTAGCTTGATTTTTCaccccactttttttttttaagaaaacttaggcaATAGCCTAAGAAATGTGATACATAATAATATTAGTAGTGGCATCATTGTTCAGACTGACTACCGACCCACCATTTAAGTTCTTACATGCCAGAGCTATATCTAAAGCTTGCAAACTCTGAAGTCTATGAATAATTTTGAGATTAGTTAATACAAAGGAGACAGGCTGAATTCTTAAGGAGTCTTCTTCATTCATGAGTTGTCGTTCCCTGTAATAGTTTCGGTTGAATCTTCCTTTGATTGCATTGATGTATAGAGTGTTGAAGTGTTCTAGGATTTCATTGGTTTCAGCTTGTATTTCAATATTCATGTGCTGCTTTTCTTCCGCCCAGCTGAATACTAGTTCTTCCCCTCCTGTGGCTCCCCTAGTTCCCAAGTGGCCTGAGTGTCCTCTGCTATCATAGTAGTTTCCTGCAAAATCGGTAATAGTTAGTGCAGAAAAGAATTGTAGGTTGTCAGTGTCCTGTATGGTGCAgatcttgattatgtaaccatAACCCTGATTTTGCTGAGAATTCCCAACATTTAATCTGGGTACTTCCCTTGGTATTTCAGTGTCAGAGCTTTGGCCATATTCATTAACAATATGAGAAGGTAAGTTCTGAACTCTGTTATAATCACATAGGTGTTGTTGAATACTAAGGGTAGTTCTCTTAGCGTTTGGTGTTATGTTTTGGAAGACTAGATCACATCTAGtcttccaaatgaaccaacaaGTAGTAGCAGAGATATTATTGTTATCACTGTTGTTGTTCGACTGAAACCAAGTATTGAATGTGTAGTATGATCAAACATTCCCTGGTTTTCTCCAAACATTTGATGCCAGACTTCAGTAGCTGCAGGGCAATTTAGAAACATATGTGTCATGGATTCCTCCCCACTGTTGCAGATTTTGCAGATGGGATCAATATAGTGAAGTATGCTTTCTGTCTTGGCATTTGTTGGCAGTatttcatgagcacatttccagagaAAGATTTGAATGGAAGGTGCAACTTCCAGTTTCCATATTGTTGTCCAGTCTCTTGTTGCAGTCTCATTTCTGTAGAGATTCTCTATCTTAGCCTTGTATAAAGCCTTTACTGAGAATTTTCATGTGTTATTTAGCTTCCACTGCATACTGTCATCTTCCCCAGGGTGTATTTCCAGATCAGAAatggtttgagaaatatttgtgaTGAAGATCTGCTGAATAAGCTGATTGTTCCATTCCTCTTGAGCTGTCATTAATTGAGCTAGAAACTGAATATCTTGTGGACAGTTTGCAGGTTTTGAAATCTTGGCAGTTGAATTGGGTATCCGTAAGTCTTCCCAGACCCTTATCTTGTTGCCATTTCCAATTTTCCAGGAGAAGCGTTGCTGGATATTCTGAATGCCTTCCAGATTCCTTTCCATAACCAAGAATCACCATTCTTGCTTTTGTGCTCATGTTCAGAACATTTCTTCCAAGCAGGTACTTAGCATCCATCAGTTGAAACCATAGAGAGTCCTTATCATGTTCCAATCTCCAtcctatttttgttatcatgAAGCTGTTAAATAATTCCATGCTCATAAAACCTAATCCACCCAACTCATTTGGCTTGCAGATAGCTGTCCATGCCTTAGGATAGAACCCTGTGGGgatttctatattttttcccCAAAAGAAGTCTCTTTGTAGCTTGTTTAAATCTTGACAAGTTTGTTTGGGTATCCTGAAGCAGTTCATTTGGTGGATACTGGACGTGGAGGTAACAGATTTGATTAGAACTTCTCTTCCAGCAGGATTGAGAGGAATATTTTTCCAGCTTGAGAGtctaagtttcatcttatcaactCCAGGTCTGAAGGATTGAATCTTGCTTCTATGAGTGAAAGGAGGGGATCCTAAATACTTATCATTCAAAGGAAGATCTTGTACTCCCAGTATGTTGCAAATGATAGTTACTAGAACTGGATCAGTATCCTTGCTGAAAAAAGCTCCagatttgttgaaattgattagcTGTCCAGAAGTATCTCCAAAAATGTTTAGAATGTCCTTCAGGTTATGTGCTTCAGCTTCATTGGCTTTGCAGAAGACCatgcaatcatcagcaaaaagaagGTGATTTATAGATGGAGCATTCTTGCAGATTTTGATTCCAGAGATAATACCTAAGTCTTGAGCATGAATAAGAGTTCTAGAGAGGGATTCCATACAAAAGAGAAATAAGTAAGGAGAAAGGGGATCCCCTTGTCTGAGACCTCTGGAGGGGTTGAAGAAAGTATCAGGAGATCTATTAATAAGAACTGTTGTGGAGGTGGTGGAGATGCATTGCATAATCTTGTTGCACCAATCTGAGTTGAAGCCTATCTTTGTAAGGATGTTGTGCAGGAAGTTCCAATCCACTCTGTCAAAGGCTTTAGCTATATCAATCTTGATTCCCATACTGCCTTTATTGCCTTTTTTTCCCCTTTTAGTTCTCATGGAATGTATTAGTTCATAGGCAATGGTTATGTTATCAGATATTTGTCTACCAGGAATAAAGGTAGATTGGTAGGGAGAGATGATCTTTTGTAGGTATGGTTTCACTCTTTGAGCTAAAAGTTTGGATATAATTTTATAGGTGGTATTACAAAGGCTTATGGGTCTGAAGTGACTAGGACAAGTTGGGTTATCTATTTTGGGGATCAGAGATATAGGTGGTGTTCATTTCTTTTAGAATGTGATCAGATAAGAAAAAGTGATGAACCATTTTTACTATTTCTTATCCAACCAGATACCAATTGGCTTgaaagaaatttgggggaaaaccatCAGGGCCTGGAGCTTTATCTTTGGCCATGCTGAATAGGATTGCCTTGACTTCATTATGGTCAGGGATTCTGTTGAGGGTATCATTTTCTAAATTGGTTATAGAAGTGGGTATGAGGTTGATAATTTCAGGGTTTATTATAGGTGTCTCAGCAGTGTCCATCTTGGTGAAATGATTGGTGAAACATTTCCTAACTTCTTGATAGTCCTCAATCCAGTTTCCTGCAGCATCTTGTATAGAATCAATTCTATTTCTCCTGGTTCTGCATTTGGTAGCTCTATGGAAATACCTGGTGTTCTTGTCTCCCAACTTGATGAACTGGTATCTACTCTTAGTTTTCCATAATTGTTCTTCATTGTCTTGCCATTCCTTGAGGAGTTGCATATAAGTCTTGACAGCAGCACTTCTGTCAGGTCTGAAATAATTGCCTTGTAACCAGTGAAGATGTTGTTTACTTTCTTCAATATTAGTTTTGATGTTTCCGTAGACCTCCTTAATCAAGATTTTGAGTTTCATCTTGATGTTTTTGAGTTTTCTGGCAATAAGAAAGGCATTGGAACCAGACAATTGTTTCTGCCAACAATCAGCAATGATATCCCTACAATCCTTGTGATCCAGCCAAGGACCAAAGAACTTAAAGGGAATTTTACCAGTGTGCCAATGGAGATTAGAATTAAGGATAATATGATGATGATCTGACCCAATGGCTAAGAGATTGGTGATGGTAGAGTTTGGATATAGAATAAGCCAAGAATCAGTGGATAAACCTTTATCCAATCTTTGTTCAGTAAGAGTTGGGCCACTTCTCTTGTTTGACCAAGTAAAAGGACAACCCACATTACCCAAATCATTTAAATCCAGCTCAAGAATTTTATTACTGAAAAGATTAGCTTCCACACTATCCAATGGTTGAGTATTGTACTTCTCATTATCATGAAGAATGAAATTGAAGTCACCAATAATTAACCAGGGAAGAGAGTAATTGGAAGCAGTATGATCCAAATTTGTCCAAGACTCAATCTTGCTCTTAGTTTCGTAAGGACTACCATAGTAACCAGTAAAAAGCCAAGAAGGGCCACTAGTAggcttgattaatgcattgatATGATTGAGGGAGTAATCAAGGATCTCCACATCCAGGTTAGATTTCCATATCAATACAAGGCCTCCAGCAGTACCACTAGCCCCTCCAGGGTTAACATGCCAATAATTCTGAATATTAAGCTGTTGCATGGTTTTTCAGAGTTTTGcatgcttttgttttgtttcagAGATGAAACAAATAGCAGGATTAAACTTGTTTAACATGTCATTAAGATAGTTTTTGGAATGTTTTTTTTCTAGACCTTGAAAATTCCAAGCAATGGAGGAAAATAACTGCCAGAAGTAAGAAACAGAAGGGTATTTTGAGGAAGGCCTTCAAATTAAAGGATCATAGTAGGTCAATACATGATTAAAGCAAAACATATTATCATGGATATGGTTCTTATAGTGAGAGTAGTTAGTGATGTGTACCTCAGAATTGGATGAGGAGTTTCCAGGATCATCATTAGTCATTTGTGGGATGCTTGAGTCCAGTGGCTCTGCACAGCAGTCAGCATGGTCCTTGAATCTTTTGATGTTGTCTGTTGCAGTTGTTTCCATGGTGACCTCTGTAGTGTCAGTTTGTTTTCTCTTTGGGATGTTATTGGAGATGGTAGAATCTGTAGGATATCAGAATCAGTGAT
Coding sequences within:
- the LOC113274097 gene encoding cyclin-dependent protein kinase inhibitor SMR6-like, which codes for MGISEKHHGIEGGGGGAGAVIEMEGNKKKRYVIVGVPIIRTPPPLRKIRTKRVETKIQSEVEVEDEEEECPTTPTSKEARLPKRTECPPAPRKKRPSFSSRSCSFNVKDFFNPPDLDSVFIRHLESASAK